A region from the Aegilops tauschii subsp. strangulata cultivar AL8/78 chromosome 5, Aet v6.0, whole genome shotgun sequence genome encodes:
- the LOC109766272 gene encoding cellulose synthase A catalytic subunit 9 [UDP-forming], translating to MEAGAGLVAGSHNRNELVLIRGHEDHKPARALSGQVCEICGDEVGRTVDGDLFVACNECGFPVCRPCYEYERREGTQNCPQCKTRYKRLKGSPRVEGDEDEEDIDDLEHEFNIDDDKQLQQHGALQNSHITEAMLHGRMSYGRASEDGGEGNNTPMVGIPPIITGNRSMPVSGEFPMSAGYGHGDFSSSMHKRIHPYPMSEPGSAKWGDEKKEVSWKERMDDWKSKQGIYGAADPDDMDADVPLNDEARQPLSRKVSIASSKVNPYRMVIILRLFVLCVFLRYRILNPVPEAIPLWLTSIVCEIWFAVSWILDQFPKWYPIDRETYLDRLSLRYEREGEPSMLSPVDLFVSTVDPLKEPPLVTANTVLSILAVDYPVDKVSCYVSDDGASMLSFESLSETAEFARKWVPFCKKFNIEPRAPEFYFSRKVDYLKDKVQPTFVQERRAMKREYEEFKVRINALVSKAQKVPEEGWIMKDGTPWPGNNTRDHPGMIQVFLGHSGGLDTEGNELPRLVYVSREKRPGFQHHKKAGAMNALIRVSAVLTNAPFMLNLDCDHYINNSKAIRESMCFLMDPQVGRKVCYVQFPQRFDGIDAHDRYANRNTVFFDINMKGLDGIQGPVYVGTGCVFRRQALYGYNPPSGPKRPKMVTCDCCPCFGRKKRKGGKDGLPEGVADGGMDGDKEQMMSQMNFEKRFGQSAAFVTSTFMEEGGVPPSSSPAALLKEAIHVISCGYEDKTDWGLELGWIYGSITEDILTGFKMHCRGWRSIYCMPKLAAFKGSAPINLSDRLNQVLRWALGSVEIFFSRHSPLLYGYKGGNLKWLERFAYINTTIYPFTSLPLLAYCTLPAVCLLTGKFIMPPISTFASLFFISLFISIFATGILELRWSGVSIEEWWRNEQFWVIGGVSAHLFAVIQGLLKVLAGIDTNFTVTSKATGDEDDEFAELYAFKWTTLLIPPTTLLVINIIGVVAGISDAINNGYQSWGPLFGKLFFAFWVIVHLYPFLKGLMGRQNRTPTIVIIWSVLLASIFSLLWVRIDPFTVKAKGPDVKQCGINC from the exons ATGGAGGCGGGCGCCGGGCTGGTGGCCGGCTCGCACAACCGGAACGAGCTGGTGCTGATCCGGGGGCACGAGGACCACAAGCCGGCGCGGGCGCTGAGCGGGCAGGTGTGCGAGATATGCGGCGACGAGGTGGGCCGCACGGTGGACGGCGACCTCTTCGTGGCCTGCAACGAGTGCGGCTTCCCGGTGTGCCGCCCCTGCTACGAGTACGAGCGCCGGGAGGGCACCCAGAACTGCCCCCAGTGCAAGACCCGCTACAAGCGCCTCAAGGGGAGCCCCAGGGTGGAGGgcgacgaggacgaggaggacATCGACGACCTCGAGCACGAGTTCAACATCGACGACGACAAGCAGCTGCAGCAGCATGGCGCGCTGCAGAACAGCCACATCACCGAGGCCATGCTGCACGGCAGGATGAGCTACGGGAGGGCCTCCGAGGACGGCGGCGAGGGCAACAACACCCCCATGGTCGGGATCCCGCCCATCATCACCGGCAACCGCTCCATGCCG GTGAGCGGCGAGTTCCCGATGTCAGCAGGATATGGCCATGGCGACTTCTCCTCCTCCATGCACAAGCGCATCCATCCCTACCCGATGTCCGAGCCAG GGAGCGCAAAGTGGGGGGACGAGAAGAAGGAGGTGAGCTGGAAGGAGAGGATGGACGACTGGAAGTCCAAGCAGGGCATCTACGGCGCCGCCGACCCCGACGACATGGACGCCGACGTGCCCCTGAACGACGAGGCGAGGCAGCCGCTGTCCCGGAAGGTGTCGATCGCGTCGAGCAAGGTGAACCCGTACCGGATGGTGATCATCCTCCGCCTCTTCGTGCTCTGCGTCTTCCTCCGGTACCGCATCCtcaacccggtcccggaggccaTCCCGCTGTGGCTCACCTCCATCGTGTGCGAGATCTGGTTCGCCGTCTCCTGGATCCTCGACCAGTTCCCCAAGTGGTACCCCATCGACCGCGAGACCTACCTGGACCGCCTCTCGCTGAGGTACGAGCGGGAGGGGGAGCCGTCGATGCTGTCGCCGGTGGACCTGTTCGTCAGCACGGTGGACCCGCTCAAGGAGCCCCCGCTGGTGACGGCCAACACGGTGCTCTCCATCCTCGCCGTCGACTACCCGGTGGACAAGGTGTCGTGCTACGTCTCCGACGACGGCGCCTCCATGCTCTCCTTCGAGTCGCTGTCGGAGACGGCCGAGTTCGCCCGCAAGTGGGTGCCCTTCTGCAAGAAGTTCAACATCGAGCCCCGCGCCCCCGAGTTCTACTTCTCCCGCAAGGTCGACTACCTCAAGGACAAGGTCCAGCCCACCTTCGTCCAGGAGCGCCGCGCCATGAAG AGGGAGTACGAGGAGTTCAAGGTGCGGATCAACGCGCTGGTGTCCAAGGCGCAGAAGGTGCCCGAGGAGGGGTGGATCATGAAGGACGGCACGCCGTGGCCCGGCAACAACACCCGCGACCACCCCGGCATGATCCAGGTCTTCCTGGGCCACAGCGGAGGCCTCGACACCGAGGGCAACGAGCTGCCACGCCTCGTCTACGTCTCCCGTGAGAAGCGCCCCGGCTTCCAGCACCACAAGAAGGCCGGCGCCATGAACGCTCTC ATCCGCGTCTCCGCCGTGCTCACCAACGCGCCCTTCATGCTCAACCTGGACTGTGACCATTACATCAACAACAGCAAGGCCATCCGGGAGTCCATGTGCTTCCTCATGGACCCTCAGGTCGGCCGCAAGGTCTGCTACGTGCAGTTCCCCCAGAGGTTCGACGGCATCGACGCGCACGACCGATACGCCAACAGGAACACCGTCTTCTTCGAC ATCAACATGAAGGGGCTGGACGGCATCCAAGGGCCGGTGTACGTCGGAACAGGATGCGTGTTCAGGCGACAGGCGCTCTACGGCTACAACCCTCCTAGCGGCCCCAAGAGGCCGAAGATGGTGACCTGCGACTGCTGCCCGTGCTTCGGCCGCAAGAAGCGAAAGGGCGGCAAGGATGGGCTGCCGGAAGGCGTGGCCGATGGAG GAATGGACGGCGACAAGGAGCAGATGATGTCCCAAATGAACTTCGAGAAGCGGTTCGGGCAGTCCGCGGCGTTCGTGACGTCGACGTTCATGGAGGAAGGCGGCGTCCCGCCGTCGTCGAGCCCCGCCGCTCTCCTCAAGGAGGCCATCCATGTCATCAGCTGCGGCTACGAGGACAAGACTGACTGGGGTTTAGAG CTGGGGTGGATCTACGGGTCGATCACGGAGGACATCCTGACCGGGTTCAAGATGCACTGCCGCGGGTGGCGGTCGATCTACTGCATGCCGAAGCTGGCGGCCTTCAAGGGGTCGGCGCCGATCAACCTGTCGGACCGTCTCAACCAGGTGCTGCGGTGGGCGCTGGGGTCCGTGGAGATCTTCTTCAGCCGGCACAGCCCGTTGCTCTACGGCTACAAGGGCGGCAACCTCAAGTGGCTCGAGCGCTTCGCCTACATCAACACCACCATCTACCCCTTCACCTCACTCCCGCTGCTCGCCTACTGCACCCTCCCCGCCGTCTgccttctcaccggcaagttcaTCATGCCGCCG ATTAGCACGTTCGCCAGTCTCTTCTTCATCTCCCTCTTCATCTCCATCTTCGCGACGGGCATCCTGGAGCTGCGGTGGAGCGGGGTGAGCATCGAGGAGTGGTGGAGGAACGAGCAGTTCTGGGTCATCGGCGGCGTGTCGGCGCACCTGTTCGCCGTCATCCAGGGCCTGCTCAAGGTCCTGGCCGGGATCGACACCAACTTCACCGTCACCTCCAAGGCCACgggagacgaggacgacgagttTGCGGAGCTCTACGCCTTCAAGTGGACCACCCTCCTCATCCCGCCGACGACGCTGCTCGTCATCAACATCATCGGCGTGGTGGCGGGCATCTCCGACGCCATCAACAACGGGTACCAGTCGTGGGGCCCGCTCTTCGGCAAGCTCTTCTTCGCCTTCTGGGTGATCGTGCATCTCTACCCGTTCCTCAAGGGTCTCATGGGGAGGCAGAACAGGACGCCCACCATCGTCATCATCTGGTCCGTGCTGCTGGCCTCCATCTTCTCCCTGCTCTGGGTCAGGATCGACCCCTTCACCGTCAAGGCCAAGGGGCCTGATGTGAAGCAGTGCGGCATCAACTGCTGA